A stretch of the Candidatus Cloacimonadota bacterium genome encodes the following:
- a CDS encoding DUF5658 family protein — MLYLLAFILLLFIFTILNIMDYDSTYKVISAFGWRREKNPIARFFIKKFGLKKGMLILKSILLIIYPLMIYYFLNEPVDIIITLIVANIIFILIVRNNYKIVRKHIKLHSMFK; from the coding sequence ATGCTTTACTTACTGGCTTTTATCCTTTTGCTATTTATTTTTACTATTTTAAATATAATGGATTACGATTCCACCTACAAAGTAATTTCTGCTTTTGGTTGGAGACGAGAAAAAAATCCGATTGCACGCTTTTTCATTAAAAAATTCGGCTTAAAAAAAGGTATGCTAATTCTCAAATCCATTCTGCTAATCATCTACCCGCTAATGATTTACTATTTCCTTAATGAACCTGTTGATATTATCATTACCTTGATTGTTGCAAACATCATTTTTATCCTAATCGTTAGAAATAATTACAAAATAGTCAGAAAACATATAAAATTGCACTCAATGTTTAAG